In Desulforhopalus sp., a single genomic region encodes these proteins:
- a CDS encoding insulinase family protein, with product MKRFLVKKFFMRLWLISSVFLVLTSFASSLYGGTSDSLSNWPWTVSDLAPDPELHYGTLANGFRYILLKNQEPKNRVAIDLYIQAGSLHENDDQRGLAHFLEHMMFKGTENFPAGSLVEYFQSIGMNFGSDANAHTTFDQTVYNILLPNGSEKELNTGFSVMADYARRAKLEEDQIDQERGVILAEKRARDSAAYRTQVASMEYAFRGTKIAKRMVIGTESSLQGANRAILKSFYDTWYHPENMILIVVGDMQPKVAEKLIEIHFSQLSSAGKRPGYPEFGSLAHKGIEGFYHHEPELGKTNVSIESFWDLQPRNDSLELEKEELIQLMGTMIMGYRLQQVQEEKKPPFSRATFNADDIIDRIGYGAISAQTDAGKWQESLGLLDKTLRQAIEYGFTEQEVLRSRKEILAELDSNVLTAKTEDSRMLAQKLLRHLGSNRVYQSPQQEKALYGPIVEQITVDQVNRQFRKVWNHDSRLVSVTGDVELPEDGAKVVADQYRKSVQEQIVGPVARNNDTFPYLPLAAFPEQEPKTSHFKEIGVQKLVLANGLIINLKKTDFQKNSVQILASYGNGEQSEPSSGMAMLAEDIINVSGSGRLSQSALDTIIAGSSVSLKFHIGETAFSWSGNSLFKDFELLVQMLHTLLYDHGFRENQFGNVRKKVEQMYQKLSQEIDGAMALDVQPFLAAGNQHFGLPPWNAVASIQYADLAEWAKSFTQPRDLELSVVGDFDSAEVVRCLSKYFGGVSLQGPRIPDTAEVRFPVGKKLLVDVNTSIDKSLIVVAWPTDDFWDIGRTRRLQMLSDVFEDRIRKVIREKMGAAYSPTVSSYNSRVYKGFGFLMAQVIVKPGTEEAIIKEIIEISERLKVDGISTDELVRAQRPMVTSITDTIRTNRYWLSSVLALSSRYPQLFEWPKTILSDYSAVNEKDLHQLAEKYFDNSRLAVAKVLPSGDSKKMSKRVSVVTE from the coding sequence ATGAAGAGATTTTTGGTAAAGAAGTTTTTCATGCGGTTATGGCTCATTTCGAGCGTTTTTCTGGTACTTACAAGTTTTGCCTCAAGCCTTTACGGCGGTACCTCAGACTCACTTTCCAACTGGCCATGGACGGTTAGTGATCTTGCCCCTGATCCGGAATTACATTACGGGACACTGGCCAACGGTTTTCGATACATTTTATTAAAAAATCAAGAACCGAAAAATCGCGTAGCTATTGACCTTTATATTCAAGCTGGTTCACTGCACGAAAACGATGATCAACGTGGACTCGCACATTTTCTCGAACACATGATGTTTAAAGGGACGGAAAATTTTCCGGCAGGAAGTCTCGTTGAATATTTTCAATCCATTGGGATGAATTTTGGGAGCGATGCCAATGCCCATACAACCTTTGATCAAACTGTCTATAACATCCTGCTGCCAAACGGCTCGGAAAAGGAACTCAATACCGGTTTTTCGGTAATGGCCGATTATGCCCGGCGGGCCAAGCTTGAGGAGGACCAAATCGACCAGGAACGAGGAGTAATCCTCGCCGAGAAGCGCGCCCGCGATTCTGCTGCGTATAGAACGCAGGTTGCCAGCATGGAATACGCATTTCGCGGGACAAAAATTGCCAAACGGATGGTGATTGGCACGGAAAGCAGTCTGCAGGGTGCCAATCGTGCTATTCTGAAATCCTTTTATGACACATGGTATCATCCTGAAAACATGATACTTATCGTCGTCGGGGATATGCAACCTAAGGTCGCCGAGAAGCTTATTGAGATACATTTTTCGCAACTAAGCTCCGCTGGAAAAAGGCCTGGTTATCCTGAATTCGGGAGCTTAGCACATAAGGGTATTGAGGGTTTCTATCACCACGAACCTGAGCTCGGTAAAACCAATGTGTCTATCGAGTCATTCTGGGACCTGCAGCCGAGGAATGACTCGCTGGAGTTGGAGAAGGAGGAGCTTATTCAATTGATGGGGACGATGATTATGGGCTATCGGTTGCAGCAGGTACAGGAAGAAAAGAAACCACCCTTTTCTCGTGCCACCTTTAATGCCGACGATATCATTGATAGGATCGGTTACGGAGCAATATCGGCACAAACGGATGCCGGGAAATGGCAGGAAAGTCTTGGTTTACTTGATAAAACACTTCGGCAGGCAATTGAGTATGGTTTTACCGAGCAGGAAGTGCTGCGGAGCAGAAAGGAGATACTTGCTGAGTTGGATTCCAATGTCCTCACCGCCAAAACGGAAGACTCGCGGATGCTGGCCCAAAAGCTACTCCGGCATTTGGGGAGCAATCGGGTATATCAGTCTCCTCAACAGGAAAAAGCTTTGTACGGTCCAATCGTCGAACAGATCACTGTCGACCAGGTCAATAGGCAATTCCGCAAGGTATGGAATCACGATAGCAGGCTGGTATCGGTGACTGGCGATGTAGAACTTCCAGAAGATGGGGCGAAGGTAGTTGCGGATCAATACAGGAAATCAGTTCAGGAACAAATCGTCGGCCCGGTGGCGAGAAACAACGACACCTTTCCCTATCTCCCTCTTGCGGCTTTCCCGGAACAAGAACCCAAAACTAGCCATTTCAAAGAAATAGGCGTACAAAAACTTGTTCTAGCCAATGGTTTGATCATCAATCTCAAAAAGACTGATTTTCAGAAAAACAGTGTTCAGATCTTGGCTAGCTATGGAAATGGTGAACAAAGTGAACCCTCATCGGGAATGGCAATGCTTGCTGAGGATATCATAAATGTTTCTGGTTCGGGACGCCTCTCTCAATCAGCGCTTGACACGATAATAGCAGGCAGTTCAGTAAGTTTGAAATTTCACATCGGGGAGACTGCCTTTTCTTGGTCTGGCAATTCTTTGTTTAAAGATTTTGAACTCTTGGTGCAGATGCTTCATACCCTTCTGTATGATCATGGCTTTCGGGAGAATCAGTTCGGCAACGTCCGGAAAAAAGTGGAACAGATGTATCAAAAACTCAGTCAGGAAATCGATGGAGCTATGGCTCTTGATGTGCAGCCTTTTTTGGCCGCCGGTAATCAGCACTTTGGTCTTCCTCCGTGGAATGCTGTCGCCAGCATACAGTATGCGGATTTGGCAGAGTGGGCCAAAAGCTTTACTCAGCCAAGGGATTTGGAGCTTTCCGTCGTTGGAGATTTTGACTCCGCTGAAGTCGTACGCTGCCTCAGTAAGTATTTTGGCGGGGTTTCCCTGCAAGGCCCACGCATTCCCGATACGGCAGAGGTTCGCTTTCCGGTTGGGAAGAAGCTTTTGGTTGATGTCAACACTTCGATAGACAAGTCTCTCATTGTGGTGGCCTGGCCAACCGATGATTTTTGGGACATCGGCCGGACAAGAAGACTGCAGATGTTGTCCGATGTTTTTGAGGACAGGATTAGAAAAGTTATCAGGGAAAAAATGGGAGCGGCCTATTCGCCGACTGTGTCGAGTTATAATAGTCGGGTATACAAGGGTTTCGGCTTCTTGATGGCGCAGGTAATTGTAAAGCCCGGCACAGAAGAAGCAATAATCAAGGAAATTATCGAAATATCAGAAAGATTAAAAGTCGACGGAATAAGTACCGATGAGCTGGTTCGAGCGCAAAGACCCATGGTAACTTCGATCACCGACACAATCCGAACCAATCGCTATTGGCTGTCGTCAGTGCTCGCCCTTTCCAGCAGATATCCCCAGTTATTCGAGTGGCCGAAAACAATCCTCAGTGATTATTCGGCAGTCAATGAGAAGGACCTTCATCAACTTGCCGAAAAATATTTCGATAATTCACGGCTGGCAGTGGCCAAAGTCCTCCCTAGCGGAGATTCCAAAAAGATGTCGAAACGGGTTTCAGTTGTTACAGAATGA
- a CDS encoding lysophospholipid acyltransferase family protein, whose protein sequence is MKLKHKLEYILLRSVVFFINLLPVPIILFLCTTIGYLAWVIFPFRIKVAYKNLSTVFPELDHDGKLRLLRKVYLQFTRTFGLVFILHRKSLTKLVTHARISGRDQIDAALRQGKGVILTTIHASWFEAYFAWFNIAGLPTSLIYQKQSNPLSDEYFVRQRCRYGTSLVHLSSYDGMKAYEKALTDNRLLIVSLDQSYTSRGTRVEFFNRPLACAKGAGILRLRSGAPVFTSVYYMKDGELHIDFAEVQLPYYDAINEENIQDISSRCLKLYEPFIRQYPEQWFSLFHRLWTKKDYPPVKRSFRQIFF, encoded by the coding sequence ATGAAATTAAAACATAAACTCGAATACATACTCCTCCGGTCAGTTGTCTTTTTTATCAACCTTCTCCCCGTTCCGATAATCCTGTTCCTGTGCACAACTATCGGATATCTCGCCTGGGTGATCTTCCCCTTCCGTATCAAGGTTGCCTATAAAAACCTTTCCACGGTATTTCCGGAACTGGACCATGACGGCAAGCTGCGACTGTTGCGAAAAGTATATCTACAATTTACCAGAACCTTTGGTCTGGTCTTCATTCTACACCGCAAGAGTCTTACCAAACTGGTGACTCATGCTCGAATATCCGGGAGAGACCAGATTGATGCCGCACTACGGCAAGGCAAAGGCGTAATTCTGACCACCATTCATGCCAGCTGGTTTGAGGCCTACTTTGCCTGGTTCAATATCGCCGGGTTGCCGACTAGTCTAATCTACCAAAAACAGAGCAACCCTCTTTCCGATGAATATTTTGTACGCCAGCGATGCCGCTATGGAACAAGCCTGGTCCATCTCAGCAGCTATGACGGGATGAAGGCCTATGAGAAGGCCCTGACCGATAATAGATTGCTCATCGTCAGTCTTGATCAAAGCTATACCAGTCGCGGAACCAGGGTGGAATTCTTCAACCGGCCATTGGCATGCGCCAAAGGGGCCGGTATCCTCCGTCTGCGTAGCGGCGCTCCGGTCTTCACCAGTGTCTATTACATGAAAGACGGCGAGCTGCATATCGATTTCGCTGAAGTTCAGCTGCCATATTATGACGCCATCAACGAGGAAAACATCCAAGACATCTCGTCTCGTTGCCTCAAACTTTATGAACCATTTATCAGGCAGTATCCGGAACAGTGGTTTAGCCTCTTCCATCGCCTCTGGACTAAAAAGGATTATCCACCGGTAAAGCGTTCGTTCAGGCAAATATTCTTTTAG